From the genome of Brucella pseudogrignonensis, one region includes:
- a CDS encoding FAD-binding oxidoreductase has product MTTRPPFDDIKSIWQATAVERPQFSAVAGGSQYDVAIIGGGYTGLSTARYVARKGLSVIVLEASRIGWGASGRNGGVVSAKFRLAYRDIASRFGIDVARRMHDISIKAVAHVGELVRDYAIEGANYHATGSLRCAHNQVSLEAIKAECTWLNEALGDTACSIQSAAQVAEETGSNDFVGGMLNTHGGIIHPLNFVLGLARCVQAEGIRICENAPVVGIKRETNGVIIETHNAAIHAQTVVIATNSYSDLTKATAPVRKAIIPFRSAMIATQPLTGTAGESLLKNGRSYTETRRMMRWFRKSGDRLIYGGRGAFGKTDSEAAFAALQKAMVKQFPELKSVQVTHRWSGLVAMTLDSLPHVGRLDNRIVYAVGYNGTGVAMSSYIGKHVAELVTGNRVDLGLLTQLPLKQIPFYGLRAPAVRVVAGWYQFLDAIGR; this is encoded by the coding sequence ATGACGACACGTCCTCCCTTCGATGACATCAAATCCATATGGCAAGCAACAGCCGTTGAACGCCCGCAATTTTCAGCGGTCGCGGGTGGAAGCCAATATGATGTCGCAATCATCGGAGGTGGCTATACCGGCCTTTCAACAGCACGATATGTGGCACGCAAAGGCCTGTCAGTAATCGTGCTGGAAGCAAGCCGTATTGGCTGGGGCGCAAGTGGGCGTAATGGTGGCGTCGTCTCTGCTAAATTCCGGCTGGCATATCGCGATATTGCCAGCCGCTTCGGCATCGATGTCGCCCGGCGTATGCATGATATCAGCATTAAAGCCGTAGCACATGTCGGCGAGCTGGTCCGCGATTACGCAATCGAGGGTGCAAATTATCATGCCACAGGCTCTCTCCGGTGCGCGCATAATCAGGTCTCGCTTGAGGCAATCAAAGCGGAATGCACCTGGTTAAATGAAGCACTCGGCGACACGGCTTGCTCGATACAATCTGCTGCGCAAGTAGCAGAAGAGACGGGGTCAAATGACTTCGTTGGCGGCATGCTCAACACCCACGGCGGCATTATTCACCCACTCAATTTTGTCCTGGGATTGGCTCGTTGTGTGCAGGCCGAAGGCATCAGAATCTGCGAAAACGCTCCAGTCGTTGGCATCAAACGGGAAACAAACGGCGTTATTATCGAAACCCACAACGCTGCAATTCATGCACAGACGGTTGTCATCGCAACCAACTCTTATTCTGATTTGACCAAAGCCACCGCACCAGTGCGAAAGGCAATCATCCCATTTCGTTCCGCAATGATTGCAACGCAACCGCTCACCGGTACAGCGGGTGAAAGTCTTCTTAAAAATGGGCGAAGCTATACCGAAACCCGACGTATGATGCGCTGGTTCCGTAAGTCTGGCGATCGGCTGATTTATGGTGGCCGCGGCGCGTTTGGAAAAACGGATTCCGAAGCAGCATTTGCCGCCTTGCAGAAAGCGATGGTGAAACAATTTCCCGAACTTAAATCCGTTCAAGTTACACATCGCTGGTCAGGCCTTGTTGCCATGACACTCGATAGTCTTCCCCATGTCGGACGTCTCGACAACAGGATTGTTTACGCGGTCGGTTATAACGGAACAGGCGTCGCTATGTCGTCATATATTGGAAAGCATGTGGCTGAACTTGTTACTGGCAACCGCGTTGATCTAGGTCTGCTCACGCAACTCCCACTCAAACAAATACCTTTTTATGGTCTGCGCGCACCTGCCGTTCGTGTCGTTGCAGGCTGGTATCAGTTTCTCGACGCTATCGGTCGTTGA
- a CDS encoding ABC transporter permease produces MSNLALNPSELYRRKEMRLMLFLLAPALAVVTALLIVPLGWLAWQSIWQDGGFTTVHYQRFLTDNVYWMTFLQTFKIAFAVTIAALLLGYPIAYLAATVPHKWSIVILAMVILPFWTSVLVRAYAWLILLQRTGLVNSALKSLGLIDAPLLLVNNEFGTVVATIHILLPFMVLPLYATMQKIPRELSMAGSSLGGTPFYVFTRVFLPLSLPGMIAGMVLVFVLTLGFYITPELLGGGRTYMVSMLVSRNIEVYHEWGAASSISVVLLICVFLIFRLTSMVIPFERIMGTK; encoded by the coding sequence ATGAGCAATCTGGCCTTAAATCCGAGTGAACTTTATCGACGCAAGGAAATGCGGCTGATGCTGTTTCTTCTGGCGCCCGCATTAGCTGTCGTCACAGCTCTGCTGATCGTGCCGCTTGGCTGGCTTGCATGGCAATCGATTTGGCAAGATGGCGGTTTCACAACCGTTCACTATCAGCGTTTCCTTACCGACAACGTCTATTGGATGACATTTCTGCAAACCTTCAAGATTGCATTTGCAGTCACAATAGCGGCGCTTTTGCTTGGCTATCCGATTGCTTATCTCGCTGCAACCGTGCCGCATAAATGGAGCATCGTCATTCTCGCGATGGTCATTCTGCCATTCTGGACCAGCGTGCTCGTGCGTGCATACGCATGGCTTATCCTGTTGCAACGAACAGGTCTGGTCAACTCGGCACTAAAGTCGCTTGGACTAATCGATGCACCACTACTTCTCGTGAATAACGAATTTGGAACCGTCGTGGCGACAATCCATATTCTGTTACCGTTTATGGTGCTGCCACTTTATGCAACTATGCAGAAAATACCGCGGGAACTTTCGATGGCCGGATCAAGCCTCGGCGGCACTCCATTTTACGTCTTCACGCGAGTTTTCCTGCCTTTATCCCTGCCGGGAATGATTGCGGGTATGGTACTGGTGTTTGTGCTTACCCTCGGCTTCTACATCACACCAGAACTGCTTGGCGGCGGACGCACCTATATGGTTTCCATGCTCGTTTCCCGCAATATCGAGGTCTATCACGAGTGGGGAGCTGCATCCTCTATCAGCGTCGTGCTACTGATCTGCGTGTTCCTGATCTTCCGTTTGACAAGCATGGTGATCCCGTTTGAACGCATTATGGGGACGAAGTAA
- a CDS encoding ABC transporter substrate-binding protein: protein MRIPTLAFLLSSVAFATGISQASAEQITFVSQGGAYQEAQTKAILDPVAEKLGITINQDSSPDAWPVIKTQTETGKPVWDVIDTPAKDCIRGGEQGMIEKLDFSKLPNVKDMPAEYKSPYSVAYEFYSSVLAYNKDKFGDNAPKTWVDFWDVKKFPGTRALRNHPLATLEAALIADGVPMDKLYPLDVDRAFKKLEEIKPFVTVWWTSGAQSAQLLADGEVDMTMAWNGRVSAVVKEGLPIGYTFNQGFLQYTSLCILKGAPNLETGVKFINAALDPEIQANFPAYIDYGPANPAAYKTGKISPECATEMPSSPDNAAKQVLVSDEWWSSPAGEDAQKRWAEFIQK, encoded by the coding sequence ATGCGCATACCAACTCTCGCATTCCTTTTGTCCTCAGTAGCTTTTGCCACTGGTATCAGTCAGGCATCTGCTGAACAGATCACCTTCGTTTCACAAGGCGGCGCTTATCAAGAAGCGCAGACCAAAGCCATTCTGGATCCAGTTGCTGAAAAGCTCGGCATCACGATCAATCAGGATAGTTCGCCAGATGCATGGCCTGTAATCAAAACGCAGACGGAAACCGGAAAGCCGGTTTGGGATGTTATTGATACGCCAGCAAAAGACTGCATTCGCGGCGGCGAGCAAGGCATGATCGAAAAGCTCGATTTCTCCAAGCTACCGAATGTCAAAGACATGCCAGCGGAGTATAAGTCGCCATATTCGGTTGCTTATGAATTCTACTCGAGTGTGCTCGCATATAACAAAGACAAGTTTGGCGATAATGCACCAAAGACATGGGTTGACTTCTGGGACGTGAAAAAATTCCCCGGAACCCGCGCCTTGCGCAATCATCCGCTGGCAACACTTGAAGCCGCTCTGATCGCAGATGGTGTTCCAATGGATAAGCTGTACCCCCTTGATGTTGATCGCGCTTTTAAAAAGCTTGAGGAAATCAAGCCGTTCGTCACCGTCTGGTGGACCTCCGGCGCTCAGTCAGCCCAGCTTCTTGCCGATGGCGAAGTGGATATGACAATGGCGTGGAATGGTCGCGTTTCCGCGGTTGTGAAAGAAGGCCTGCCGATTGGTTACACCTTCAATCAGGGCTTCCTGCAATATACGTCGCTTTGCATTCTGAAAGGCGCGCCTAATCTTGAAACTGGCGTGAAGTTCATCAACGCAGCCCTTGATCCTGAAATTCAAGCCAACTTCCCAGCCTATATCGATTATGGTCCGGCCAATCCTGCGGCTTATAAGACTGGTAAGATCTCGCCTGAATGCGCAACCGAAATGCCAAGTTCACCAGATAATGCAGCCAAACAGGTTCTCGTTTCCGATGAGTGGTGGAGTTCGCCAGCTGGTGAGGACGCTCAGAAGCGCTGGGCCGAATTTATCCAGAAATAA